From the Rhodothermales bacterium genome, one window contains:
- a CDS encoding M14 family zinc carboxypeptidase has protein sequence MRRLSASLCFLVVTLAGSSVLAQSVAPRYSEVRIALTDRADLRAIAERVPGLGHVDLQKEGGRFVAVTVLSEVDLADLAASTFPFEVSVPDVAAAYAARPPATEADRAAGLAASRVGGGFGYGSMGGYYTFDEVLGKLDELAADYPGLISERVSIGQSWEGRDLWMVKISNAPTVDEDEPEVLYTGLHHAREPQGMTSVLYYMYYLLENYGSDPEVTYLVDNRELYFVPVLNPDGYVYNETTSPNGGGFWRKNRRDNGGNSFGVDLNRNYAYEWGRDNTGSSPSPGGETYRGPGPFSEPETQAIRDFVESREIVAAFNYHSYSNVLLHPWGYEEGVYTPDQDVFTTISGDMTRVNGYEFGQAADVLYPANGDSDDWYYGEQTTKGKAYAWTPEVGRSGDGFWPDEDRIVPLAEENRVANLSLAWFAGAYPRVQAFEIAETHAAPNGYVDPGEPAALTLTLQNLGLAGVSDARARIVSTNPALPIESGALSAPFSLGPEGMVELEGLAFTLGLDAAVGLQDGLAVEMTFDGTTLVQPLGPISVGTPVAVFEDAAGSMAAWDTGTGWGLASTSTSPPTSFADSPTGSYGNNVSNALTLAEPLDLSDGVSPQLRFSARWDIESNYDFVQVRASTNGTNWTPLAGRYTRPGSGSGDQTSGEPGYDGTRTQWAEELMDLSAYEGEPEVYLQFRLQSDGSVTGDGFYLDDLAVETFSNGSTVANETGTAPTRPALYDNYPNPFTNSTLIPFDLPEAGPVTLTVYDLLGQRVRVLTDGDRAAGPHSVRWDGRDASGQAAASGVYVCTLRAAGAVSTRKLLVVR, from the coding sequence ATGCGCCGTCTCTCCGCTTCCCTCTGTTTCCTCGTCGTCACGCTCGCCGGCTCTTCTGTCCTCGCGCAGTCCGTAGCGCCCCGCTACAGCGAAGTCCGCATCGCCCTCACGGATCGGGCCGACCTCCGCGCGATCGCCGAGCGCGTCCCCGGCCTCGGACACGTCGATCTGCAGAAAGAGGGCGGCCGGTTCGTGGCCGTCACGGTGCTAAGCGAGGTAGACCTCGCCGACCTCGCCGCGAGCACGTTTCCGTTCGAGGTGTCGGTGCCGGATGTCGCAGCGGCGTACGCTGCCCGTCCGCCGGCGACCGAGGCTGATCGCGCCGCCGGCCTCGCAGCGAGTCGCGTCGGTGGCGGGTTCGGCTACGGATCGATGGGCGGCTACTACACGTTCGACGAAGTCCTCGGGAAGCTCGACGAGCTGGCGGCGGACTACCCCGGCCTCATCTCCGAGCGCGTCTCCATCGGGCAGTCGTGGGAGGGGCGCGACCTGTGGATGGTCAAGATCTCCAACGCCCCGACCGTCGACGAAGACGAGCCGGAGGTGCTCTACACCGGCCTCCACCACGCCCGCGAGCCGCAGGGCATGACCTCGGTGCTCTATTACATGTACTACCTGCTGGAGAACTACGGCAGCGACCCCGAGGTGACGTACCTCGTCGACAACCGCGAGCTCTACTTCGTGCCCGTGCTCAATCCCGACGGCTACGTGTACAACGAAACGACGAGCCCGAACGGCGGCGGCTTCTGGCGGAAGAACCGCCGGGACAACGGCGGGAACAGCTTCGGCGTCGACCTCAACCGGAACTACGCGTACGAGTGGGGGCGCGACAACACCGGGTCGAGCCCGAGCCCGGGCGGCGAGACGTACCGCGGGCCGGGGCCGTTCTCCGAGCCCGAGACGCAGGCCATCCGGGACTTCGTGGAGAGCCGGGAGATCGTGGCCGCGTTCAACTACCACTCGTACAGCAACGTCCTGCTGCACCCGTGGGGCTACGAGGAAGGCGTGTACACCCCCGACCAAGACGTCTTCACCACCATCTCCGGCGACATGACGCGGGTCAACGGTTACGAGTTCGGGCAGGCCGCTGACGTGCTCTACCCCGCGAATGGGGACTCCGACGACTGGTACTACGGCGAGCAGACGACGAAGGGGAAAGCCTACGCGTGGACGCCCGAGGTAGGGAGGTCGGGCGACGGGTTCTGGCCCGACGAGGACCGCATCGTCCCGCTCGCCGAGGAGAACCGCGTGGCGAATCTCAGCCTCGCGTGGTTCGCGGGCGCTTACCCCCGCGTGCAGGCCTTTGAGATCGCTGAGACGCACGCCGCGCCGAACGGCTACGTCGACCCCGGCGAGCCGGCGGCGCTCACCCTCACGCTTCAGAATCTCGGGCTGGCAGGCGTTTCCGACGCACGGGCGCGGATCGTCAGCACGAACCCCGCGCTCCCCATCGAATCGGGCGCGCTGAGTGCGCCGTTCTCGCTCGGCCCCGAAGGCATGGTGGAGCTCGAAGGGCTCGCGTTCACGCTCGGGCTCGACGCCGCCGTCGGCTTGCAGGACGGGCTGGCGGTCGAGATGACGTTCGATGGGACGACGCTCGTTCAGCCGCTTGGACCGATCTCGGTGGGCACGCCGGTCGCGGTGTTCGAGGACGCGGCGGGCTCGATGGCAGCGTGGGATACGGGCACGGGGTGGGGCCTCGCGAGCACGAGCACGTCGCCGCCGACCTCGTTCGCCGACAGCCCGACGGGGTCGTATGGGAATAATGTCTCGAACGCGCTGACGCTAGCCGAGCCGCTGGACCTCAGCGACGGCGTGAGCCCGCAGCTACGGTTCAGCGCGCGCTGGGACATCGAGTCCAACTATGACTTCGTGCAGGTCCGTGCTTCGACGAACGGCACGAACTGGACGCCGCTGGCGGGCCGCTACACCCGGCCCGGCTCCGGCTCCGGCGATCAGACTTCCGGCGAGCCCGGCTACGACGGCACACGGACGCAGTGGGCCGAGGAACTGATGGACCTGAGCGCCTACGAAGGCGAACCGGAGGTCTACCTCCAGTTCCGGTTGCAATCCGACGGCTCCGTCACCGGCGACGGGTTCTACCTCGACGACCTCGCGGTGGAGACGTTCTCGAACGGGAGCACGGTGGCGAACGAGACAGGCACGGCTCCAACCCGGCCCGCGCTCTACGATAACTACCCGAACCCGTTCACCAACTCGACGCTCATCCCGTTCGACCTCCCCGAGGCGGGTCCAGTGACGCTCACGGTGTACGATCTGCTCGGCCAGCGCGTCCGCGTGCTCACCGATGGAGACCGTGCTGCAGGTCCGCACAGCGTGAGGTGGGACGGTCGGGACGCCTCGGGTCAGGCCGCGGCGAGCGGGGTTTACGTCTGCACGCTCCGTGCCGCCGGGGCCGTGTCGACACGCAAGCTCCTCGTGGTCCGGTAG
- a CDS encoding FxsA family protein, whose protein sequence is MPPAPNRSLFGRLLLLFTLVPILELALLVWLGQQIGFWPTVGIIAATALLGSFLAHREGLSVLARFRARVASGAMPGSEITDGLIILIAGALLLTPGVLTDVVGFLGLFPPTRAVIKRIVMKRFQRGILGGTVHVATWPPAAAPAQPPAQDEVIDVEYEEIRRDA, encoded by the coding sequence ATGCCCCCTGCCCCGAACCGATCCCTTTTCGGCCGCCTCCTGCTGCTGTTCACGCTCGTCCCGATCCTGGAACTCGCGCTCCTCGTATGGCTCGGGCAGCAGATTGGGTTCTGGCCTACGGTCGGGATCATCGCAGCCACGGCGCTGCTCGGCTCGTTCCTCGCCCACCGCGAAGGGCTCTCCGTCCTCGCCCGATTCCGCGCCCGCGTCGCCTCCGGCGCGATGCCGGGCAGCGAGATCACCGACGGCCTCATCATCCTCATCGCCGGCGCCCTCCTGCTGACGCCCGGCGTGCTGACCGATGTCGTCGGATTCCTCGGGCTCTTCCCGCCGACGCGCGCCGTCATCAAGCGGATCGTCATGAAGCGGTTCCAGCGAGGAATCCTCGGCGGCACGGTCCACGTCGCGACGTGGCCGCCCGCCGCAGCACCCGCGCAGCCCCCCGCGCAGGACGAGGTTATCGACGTGGAGTACGAAGAGATCCGCCGCGACGCTTAG
- a CDS encoding siphovirus Gp157 family protein, which translates to MKALSLYAIDADLLALEDALLAAGGEITDEIEAEHNHLLDVRDQKVEGYLRVLRRLETTAEAIKVERQRLQEAERSMTNAAQSLKDRLAASMQQHGDSEYLTSLGRVKLQRSGTVPVELLVDVDGLPDSYVRVKRSADLTALREALQSEDAAERADAERLAQLGEAKHYVRIY; encoded by the coding sequence ATGAAAGCCCTCTCCCTCTACGCTATCGACGCCGACCTGCTCGCGCTCGAAGACGCCCTGCTCGCGGCCGGCGGAGAGATCACCGATGAGATCGAGGCCGAGCACAACCACCTCCTCGATGTGCGGGACCAGAAGGTGGAGGGTTACCTCCGGGTCCTCCGGCGGCTCGAGACGACGGCCGAGGCGATCAAGGTCGAGCGGCAGCGGCTGCAAGAGGCCGAGCGCAGCATGACGAACGCGGCGCAGTCGCTCAAGGACCGCCTCGCCGCCTCGATGCAGCAGCACGGCGACAGCGAGTACCTCACCTCGCTCGGCCGCGTCAAGCTGCAGCGCAGCGGCACTGTGCCCGTCGAACTCCTCGTGGACGTGGACGGGCTGCCCGATTCCTACGTCCGTGTCAAGCGCTCGGCCGACCTCACGGCGCTGCGGGAGGCGTTGCAGTCAGAGGATGCGGCGGAGCGGGCGGACGCCGAGCGGCTCGCCCAACTCGGCGAGGCCAAGCACTACGTGCGGATCTACTGA
- a CDS encoding DUF305 domain-containing protein, translating into MRGMIPHHAQALDMTALVPARTTRRDLLLLAERIEVAQGDEIAWMQRWLQDRDEEVPMVGAGHAHHGAGHHTLMPGMLTPEQLAQLAEASGPAFDRLFLEFMIQHHEGALVMVNDLLASPGAAQLTEVYRFASDIDADQRADIQRMKAMLEGPLAAPDER; encoded by the coding sequence ATGCGGGGAATGATCCCGCACCACGCGCAGGCCCTCGACATGACGGCGCTCGTGCCCGCCCGGACGACCCGCCGCGATCTCCTCCTCCTCGCCGAACGGATCGAGGTGGCTCAGGGCGATGAGATCGCGTGGATGCAGCGGTGGTTGCAGGACCGGGACGAAGAAGTGCCGATGGTAGGCGCCGGCCACGCGCACCATGGTGCCGGGCACCACACCCTCATGCCCGGCATGCTGACGCCCGAGCAACTCGCCCAGCTCGCCGAGGCGTCGGGCCCCGCGTTCGACCGCCTCTTCTTGGAGTTCATGATCCAGCACCACGAGGGCGCGCTCGTCATGGTCAACGACCTGCTAGCGAGCCCAGGCGCCGCCCAACTCACGGAGGTCTACCGCTTCGCCTCCGACATCGATGCGGACCAGCGCGCGGACATCCAGCGGATGAAGGCCATGCTCGAGGGCCCGCTCGCCGCGCCGGACGAACGATAG
- a CDS encoding YHYH protein → MRPHSYVFAIVVALFTLGAFSACDSSTTSGNIDDPTLGEVDPSLFVDAAIVGEITEEACVLSGGTETTCIRFSVNTDPVDHTAGPWCPGTIQADASEGGIWPEGGIAYEVDGSFIENLDTFYDDPFWQMYDDEGDVFITDSQEDCAAAANPNVGEEYANFCVECQTSYLEPEAQITYVIPKQPVSVNGTGPTSDPMGVAFNGISFAPPAPTDRILGAYTLAPFDDCGGHVNLNVGYHYHEATGCGTQVAQSDGHAPMIGYALDGIPFYAQMGTDGQEPTDLDECRGHTDDERGYHYHVASPGANQFVGCFRGEYGCALAGDGAGLTCDATQGPGGPPGGGPPGGRPGPPEGRTSADAEAAHTHAFPGPHDHH, encoded by the coding sequence ATGAGACCACACTCGTACGTGTTCGCCATCGTAGTTGCCCTGTTCACGCTGGGCGCTTTCTCCGCCTGCGACTCGTCGACCACATCTGGAAACATCGATGACCCGACACTCGGCGAGGTCGATCCGTCGCTCTTCGTCGACGCCGCGATTGTCGGCGAGATCACCGAGGAGGCCTGCGTGCTCTCCGGCGGGACCGAGACCACGTGCATCCGCTTCTCTGTGAACACGGACCCGGTGGACCACACCGCCGGGCCGTGGTGTCCGGGGACGATCCAAGCCGACGCCTCTGAGGGCGGGATCTGGCCCGAGGGCGGGATCGCCTACGAGGTCGACGGCTCATTCATCGAGAACCTCGACACCTTCTATGACGATCCGTTCTGGCAGATGTACGATGACGAGGGCGACGTCTTTATCACGGACTCGCAGGAGGACTGCGCCGCTGCGGCGAATCCGAACGTCGGCGAGGAGTACGCCAACTTCTGCGTCGAATGCCAGACGTCGTACCTCGAGCCGGAGGCGCAGATCACGTACGTCATCCCGAAGCAACCCGTTTCCGTGAATGGTACCGGCCCCACGAGCGACCCGATGGGCGTGGCCTTCAACGGCATCAGCTTCGCCCCGCCGGCCCCGACCGACCGCATCCTCGGTGCCTACACGCTCGCCCCGTTCGACGACTGCGGCGGCCACGTCAACCTCAACGTTGGCTACCACTACCACGAGGCGACGGGGTGCGGGACGCAGGTGGCCCAGAGCGACGGGCACGCCCCTATGATCGGCTATGCGCTCGACGGCATCCCGTTCTACGCGCAGATGGGCACCGACGGCCAGGAGCCGACGGACCTCGACGAATGTCGCGGCCACACGGATGACGAGCGCGGGTACCACTACCACGTGGCTTCGCCCGGGGCGAACCAGTTCGTCGGCTGCTTTCGCGGCGAGTACGGGTGCGCTCTCGCCGGCGACGGGGCGGGGCTTACGTGCGATGCGACGCAGGGTCCGGGAGGCCCGCCTGGTGGGGGCCCGCCCGGAGGCCGCCCCGGCCCGCCCGAGGGCAGGACGTCAGCAGACGCTGAGGCGGCGCACACCCACGCGTTCCCGGGGCCTCACGACCACCACTAG
- a CDS encoding response regulator transcription factor, translating to MPRTLLVADDEPAIRDLLRDFFEAEGYTVVTASDGREALAVAREAAPDLVLLDVMMPWVDGFDVVRELRREGQTPVILLTARVEEADKVKGLGLGADDYVTKPFSFHEVAARVQAVLRRSEPKGVLRGGDIALDVEAYRVTVRGEWAELTPAEFNILRALMAASGRALSRLDLLEVLGRDYDGSERTVDSHVRNLRVKVEVDPKTPAHIETVFGTGYRFAPRVGGAP from the coding sequence ATGCCCCGCACCCTCCTCGTTGCCGACGACGAACCGGCCATCCGGGACCTGCTCCGCGACTTCTTCGAGGCGGAGGGGTATACCGTCGTGACGGCCTCGGATGGGAGGGAGGCCCTCGCCGTGGCTCGCGAGGCCGCGCCCGACCTCGTGCTCCTCGACGTGATGATGCCGTGGGTGGACGGGTTCGACGTCGTCCGCGAGCTCCGGCGCGAGGGCCAGACGCCGGTCATCCTCCTCACGGCCCGCGTGGAGGAGGCCGACAAGGTGAAGGGGCTCGGGCTCGGGGCCGACGACTACGTCACCAAGCCGTTCAGCTTCCACGAGGTCGCCGCCCGCGTCCAGGCCGTCCTCCGCCGGAGCGAACCGAAAGGCGTGCTGAGGGGCGGGGACATCGCTCTGGACGTGGAGGCGTACCGCGTCACCGTCCGAGGCGAATGGGCGGAGCTCACCCCGGCCGAGTTCAATATCCTCCGCGCCCTCATGGCAGCGTCTGGTCGCGCCTTGTCCCGCCTCGACCTCCTCGAAGTCCTCGGTCGTGACTACGACGGCTCGGAGCGGACCGTCGACTCCCACGTCCGCAACCTCCGCGTCAAGGTTGAGGTCGACCCCAAGACTCCGGCGCACATCGAGACCGTGTTCGGGACCGGATACCGGTTCGCGCCACGGGTGGGAGGCGCCCCGTGA
- a CDS encoding HAMP domain-containing sensor histidine kinase has translation MTGSLRGRWTLVLVGVCLLEAALVAVAVRVSTATAFDRFVIEEALEGFVDDVEATARASGTITAEGVEEARLPAGPPPRPGTLPDDRSRPSRRLPPPATLGQRIAFGLADAEGRVVRPFDAYAVGDVLPPAALDDGRAVVVDGRRVATAFVPRDAADALHGLPASSPEVRFVASSTVALVAALGLALAVSLAVGAWLAGRTTRPLRRLTEAVRAIAAGDLGQTVSVASADEVGALADAFNTMSARLAEATALRQRMTADVSHDLRTPVTTVLGTLELIESGALAATPERIRTARVQAERLARLVEAFHTLALADAGDLPVHLTRLVPADTLRHAAAAFEARAEAVGVELAVEAEGAPDLRADPDRLAQILDNLVSNALRYTPSGGHVTLSARPAPDGVEVDVMDTGSGIASDVLPHVFERSVRADGARAGGGSGLGLSIVRSLTEAMGGAVGIVSVPGEGTTVTVTLPAWDGPSAGGASEPR, from the coding sequence GTGACCGGTTCGCTGAGGGGGCGGTGGACGCTCGTGCTCGTCGGCGTGTGCCTTCTGGAGGCCGCGCTCGTCGCCGTCGCCGTCCGTGTCTCTACGGCGACGGCGTTCGACCGGTTCGTGATCGAGGAGGCACTGGAGGGGTTCGTCGACGACGTCGAGGCCACGGCGCGGGCCTCGGGGACGATCACGGCCGAGGGGGTCGAGGAGGCCCGCCTGCCTGCCGGGCCGCCACCCCGACCGGGGACCCTCCCTGACGATCGCAGCCGACCGTCCCGCAGACTCCCGCCCCCTGCCACGCTCGGGCAGCGGATCGCGTTCGGGCTCGCCGACGCCGAGGGCCGCGTCGTCCGCCCGTTCGACGCGTACGCCGTGGGCGACGTACTCCCGCCCGCCGCGCTCGACGACGGGCGCGCGGTGGTCGTGGACGGCCGGCGCGTGGCGACCGCATTCGTCCCACGAGACGCCGCTGACGCCCTCCACGGCCTGCCTGCGTCGAGCCCCGAGGTCCGGTTTGTCGCCTCGTCCACGGTCGCGCTCGTCGCCGCGCTGGGGCTCGCGCTCGCCGTTTCGCTCGCCGTCGGCGCGTGGCTGGCCGGCCGGACGACCCGCCCGCTCCGCCGGCTCACCGAGGCCGTCCGTGCGATTGCAGCGGGCGACCTCGGCCAAACTGTTTCCGTCGCCAGTGCCGACGAGGTCGGCGCGCTCGCCGACGCCTTCAACACGATGAGCGCCCGGCTCGCCGAGGCGACGGCGCTCCGCCAGCGGATGACAGCCGACGTGTCGCACGACCTCCGCACACCGGTGACGACGGTGCTCGGGACGCTGGAACTCATCGAGAGCGGGGCGCTCGCCGCGACGCCCGAGCGGATCCGGACGGCCCGCGTCCAGGCCGAGCGGCTCGCCCGGCTCGTCGAGGCCTTCCACACGCTCGCCCTCGCCGACGCGGGTGACCTCCCCGTCCACCTCACGCGCCTCGTACCGGCTGACACGCTCCGGCACGCGGCCGCGGCGTTCGAGGCCCGCGCGGAGGCGGTAGGCGTCGAACTCGCCGTCGAGGCCGAGGGCGCGCCGGACTTGCGGGCCGACCCCGACCGCCTCGCGCAGATCCTCGACAACCTCGTCTCGAATGCGCTCCGGTATACGCCGTCGGGCGGCCACGTCACGCTCTCCGCCCGGCCTGCACCGGACGGCGTCGAGGTTGATGTCATGGACACGGGCTCGGGGATCGCGTCGGACGTGCTCCCCCACGTGTTCGAGCGGTCGGTCCGGGCTGACGGCGCGCGGGCAGGCGGGGGCTCAGGGCTCGGCCTCAGCATCGTCCGCTCGCTCACGGAGGCGATGGGGGGGGCAGTCGGTATCGTGAGCGTGCCCGGGGAGGGCACGACGGTCACCGTCACGCTCCCGGCGTGGGACGGGCCGTCTGCCGGGGGTGCCTCGGAGCCGCGCTGA